In one window of Deinococcus aquiradiocola DNA:
- a CDS encoding menaquinone biosynthetic enzyme MqnA/MqnD family protein — MTPAPYPIGLIHYTNVAPILDYLQVPGGVDVIRGVPTQMNEALLTGRVSMANISAVEFIRNADVLSALPDFSVSVLGAVYSVNLFHRRPWGDLRGGRIALTAQSATSVALLEVLLRETGVQATLERAEGSALELLDQGYDGVLRIGDDALREWYDVVGPIGEEVSMLDLPHQKHGVTVTDLAHRWFVLTGHPFAFAVWAYRKDAPPPHALLQAMRVSRRAGIGQLAEVSERHARRLGLPERVVQHYLWNFRYHLEAPDRLGLAEFADKVLPGHAPLEFGTGLHALTP; from the coding sequence GTGACACCGGCTCCGTACCCCATCGGCCTGATTCATTACACGAACGTCGCCCCGATTCTCGATTACCTGCAGGTGCCGGGCGGCGTGGACGTCATTCGTGGCGTGCCCACCCAGATGAACGAGGCGCTTCTCACGGGCCGCGTCAGCATGGCGAACATCAGCGCGGTGGAGTTCATCCGGAACGCGGACGTGCTGAGCGCCCTGCCGGACTTCTCGGTCAGCGTGCTGGGCGCCGTGTACAGCGTGAACCTCTTTCACCGCAGGCCCTGGGGTGACCTGCGCGGCGGCCGCATCGCCCTGACCGCGCAGAGTGCGACCAGCGTCGCGCTGCTGGAGGTGCTGCTGCGCGAGACGGGCGTGCAGGCCACCCTGGAACGTGCCGAGGGCAGCGCCCTGGAGCTGCTGGACCAGGGCTACGACGGCGTGCTGCGCATCGGGGACGACGCGCTGCGCGAGTGGTACGACGTGGTCGGCCCCATCGGGGAGGAGGTCAGCATGCTGGACCTCCCGCACCAGAAGCACGGCGTGACCGTCACGGACCTCGCGCACCGCTGGTTCGTGCTGACCGGCCACCCCTTCGCGTTCGCGGTCTGGGCGTACCGCAAGGACGCGCCGCCCCCGCACGCGCTGCTGCAGGCCATGCGCGTCTCGCGGCGCGCGGGCATCGGGCAGCTCGCGGAGGTCAGCGAACGGCACGCGCGGCGGCTCGGCCTGCCGGAGCGCGTGGTGCAGCACTACCTCTGGAACTTCCGGTATCACCTCGAAGCGCCGGACCGGCTGGGCCTCGCGGAGTTCGCGGACAAGGTCCTGCCCGGCCACGCGCCCCTGGAGTTCGGGACGGGCCTGCACGCCCTGACGCCCTGA
- a CDS encoding MGMT family protein — MTVMPDPASFRARVLALVERIPAGRVMTYGQLATLAGAPGAARQVGFIMSGLAGTDLPWQRVINAQGAVSTDRLGFGDIQRGLLTAEGVTFGASGRCDLGRLQWWPDEQTDAQASLF, encoded by the coding sequence ATGACCGTCATGCCTGACCCCGCCTCCTTTCGTGCCCGCGTCCTCGCCCTCGTGGAGCGCATCCCGGCGGGCCGCGTCATGACGTACGGGCAGCTCGCCACGCTGGCGGGCGCGCCCGGTGCGGCCCGGCAGGTGGGCTTCATCATGAGCGGCCTCGCCGGGACCGACCTGCCGTGGCAGCGTGTCATCAACGCGCAGGGCGCCGTCAGCACCGACCGGCTCGGGTTCGGGGACATTCAGCGCGGCCTGCTCACTGCCGAGGGCGTCACCTTCGGCGCGTCGGGCCGCTGCGACCTGGGGCGCCTGCAGTGGTGGCCGGACGAGCAGACGGACGCGCAGGCGAGCCTGTTCTGA
- the argF gene encoding ornithine carbamoyltransferase, with protein MTGPTPPADRESHQVTVLTLDALPAPAMAGRDFLSNLDMSSAELRAVLDTAASMKRGEWKAVKPLAGLSLAMLFEKASLRTRTTFDVGMYQLGGHAITLSNQEIGLGTRERVSDVARNLERWVDGIMGRVYLQQTLTELAEHASVPVINGLSDMLHPVQLLADYQTIEEQLGTAKGKRVVYIGDGNNLANSHIHMGVLTGSAVTVVTPVGYEPNGAVLMDAVKRGADVTLTNDLAAIDGADVLYTDVWISMGQEDQAALRRKAFQGYQVTPEMLDRLAPHGIFLHCLPAHYGEETVPEATEHPKSRVFDQAENRLHAQKALLYHVMGSLKPSW; from the coding sequence ATGACCGGACCGACCCCACCCGCCGACCGCGAGAGCCACCAAGTCACCGTCCTGACCCTGGACGCCCTGCCTGCCCCCGCCATGGCCGGCCGTGACTTTTTATCCAACCTCGACATGAGCAGCGCCGAACTGCGCGCCGTTCTGGACACCGCGGCCAGCATGAAGCGCGGCGAGTGGAAGGCCGTCAAACCCCTCGCGGGCCTGTCGCTCGCCATGCTCTTCGAGAAGGCCAGCCTCCGCACCCGGACCACCTTCGACGTCGGCATGTACCAGCTCGGCGGGCACGCCATCACCCTCTCCAACCAGGAGATCGGGCTCGGCACGCGCGAACGCGTGAGCGACGTCGCCCGCAACCTCGAACGCTGGGTGGACGGCATCATGGGCCGCGTGTACCTGCAGCAGACCCTCACGGAACTCGCGGAACACGCCTCGGTGCCCGTCATCAACGGCCTGTCCGACATGCTGCACCCCGTGCAGCTCCTCGCGGACTACCAGACCATCGAGGAACAGCTCGGCACCGCGAAAGGCAAACGCGTCGTGTACATCGGGGACGGCAACAACCTCGCCAACAGCCACATCCACATGGGCGTCCTGACCGGCAGCGCCGTCACGGTCGTCACGCCCGTCGGGTACGAACCGAACGGCGCGGTCCTGATGGACGCCGTGAAACGCGGCGCGGACGTCACCCTCACCAACGACCTCGCCGCCATCGACGGCGCGGACGTGCTGTACACCGACGTGTGGATCAGCATGGGCCAGGAAGACCAGGCCGCCCTGCGCCGCAAGGCCTTCCAGGGCTACCAGGTGACGCCCGAGATGCTCGACCGGCTCGCGCCGCACGGCATCTTCCTGCACTGCCTGCCCGCCCACTACGGCGAGGAGACGGTCCCCGAAGCGACCGAGCATCCCAAGAGCCGCGTCTTCGACCAGGCCGAGAACCGACTCCACGCGCAGAAGGCCCTGCTGTACCACGTGATGGGCAGCCTCAAGCCCAGCTGGTGA
- a CDS encoding GNAT family N-acetyltransferase translates to MNASGPLRGARVTLRPLQPGDAPALAAYRDDPLVARYQGWPLPSTLADAQALVTDMQGRRAGDPGWTQLAVTLPASPGPGDTLIGDVALHVQGREGEIGVTLARAHHGHGYAAEALNVLLDHALGPLGLTLLRAEIDPRNLPVLRLLQRLHFRHHETQVGTYLHRGEWTDNAVYTLTPADRQARPAPGHPDEAAHRED, encoded by the coding sequence GTGAACGCGTCCGGCCCCCTGCGCGGCGCGCGCGTCACGCTGCGGCCCCTGCAGCCGGGCGACGCGCCCGCCCTGGCCGCATACCGGGACGACCCGCTCGTCGCCCGCTACCAGGGGTGGCCGCTGCCCTCCACGCTCGCGGACGCGCAGGCCCTCGTGACCGACATGCAGGGCCGCCGGGCGGGCGACCCCGGCTGGACGCAGCTCGCCGTCACCCTGCCCGCCTCCCCTGGCCCCGGCGACACCCTGATCGGCGACGTGGCCCTCCACGTGCAGGGCCGCGAGGGCGAGATCGGCGTGACACTTGCCCGCGCGCACCACGGGCACGGGTACGCCGCCGAAGCCCTGAACGTCCTCCTCGATCACGCCCTCGGTCCGCTCGGCCTGACGCTGCTGCGCGCCGAGATCGACCCGCGCAACCTGCCCGTCCTGCGCCTCCTGCAGCGCCTGCACTTCCGGCACCATGAGACGCAGGTCGGCACGTACCTGCACCGGGGCGAATGGACCGACAACGCCGTCTACACCCTCACCCCCGCCGACCGGCAGGCCCGCCCCGCGCCGGGCCACCCGGACGAGGCCGCCCACAGGGAGGACTGA
- the mqnE gene encoding aminofutalosine synthase MqnE, which translates to MKWIRDPQLLPIAAKVEARERLTFEEGMTLFRTPDLNALMRLANLRREQLHGDKTYFVHSMRLEFTNLCYVGCTFCAFAARKGEERAWDYDEEAVVQHVREKYVPGVTELHMSSGHHPNRPWSFYPNMVRQLRQNFPDLQVKAFTAAEIEHLSKISRKPTLEVLRELMDAGLSAMPGGGAEIFADRVRLQVAKNKVKAEKWLQIHHEAHSLGMRTNATMLYGHIETLEERLDHMDRLRTLQDQSLREFGGGFHAFIPLAFQPMGNTLAQNLGKTDYTTGLDDLRNLAVSRLYLDNFPHVKGYWVMISSELTQVSLDWGVSDVDGTILEEHIAHAAGATSPMELSKARMIQMIQQAGRTPVLRDAYYNELETYPARQEVAAD; encoded by the coding sequence ATGAAGTGGATTCGTGACCCCCAGCTGCTCCCAATCGCCGCCAAGGTCGAGGCACGCGAACGGCTGACCTTCGAGGAGGGCATGACCCTCTTCCGCACGCCGGACCTCAACGCCCTGATGCGCCTCGCGAACCTGCGGCGCGAACAGCTGCACGGCGACAAGACGTACTTCGTGCACAGCATGCGGCTGGAGTTCACGAACCTCTGCTACGTCGGCTGCACCTTCTGCGCCTTCGCGGCCCGCAAAGGCGAGGAACGCGCCTGGGACTACGACGAGGAAGCCGTCGTGCAGCACGTCCGCGAAAAGTACGTGCCCGGCGTGACCGAACTGCACATGAGCAGCGGCCACCACCCGAACCGCCCCTGGAGCTTCTACCCGAACATGGTCCGGCAACTCCGGCAGAACTTCCCGGACCTGCAGGTCAAGGCCTTCACCGCCGCCGAGATCGAACACCTCAGCAAGATCAGCAGGAAACCCACCCTGGAAGTGCTGCGCGAACTGATGGACGCGGGCCTGAGCGCCATGCCGGGCGGCGGCGCCGAGATCTTCGCGGACCGCGTGCGCCTGCAGGTCGCCAAGAACAAAGTCAAGGCCGAGAAGTGGCTGCAGATCCACCACGAAGCCCACAGCCTCGGCATGCGCACCAACGCCACCATGCTGTACGGCCACATCGAGACGCTCGAAGAACGCCTCGACCACATGGACCGCCTGCGCACCCTGCAGGACCAGTCCCTGCGGGAATTCGGGGGCGGCTTCCACGCCTTCATTCCGCTCGCGTTCCAGCCGATGGGCAACACCCTCGCGCAGAACCTCGGCAAGACCGACTACACGACCGGCCTCGACGACCTGCGCAACCTCGCCGTGTCCCGCCTGTACCTTGACAACTTCCCGCACGTCAAAGGGTACTGGGTCATGATCAGCAGCGAACTCACCCAGGTGAGCCTCGACTGGGGCGTCAGCGACGTGGACGGCACCATCCTGGAAGAACACATCGCGCACGCGGCGGGCGCCACCAGCCCCATGGAACTCAGCAAGGCCAGGATGATCCAGATGATCCAGCAGGCCGGACGCACCCCCGTCCTGCGCGACGCGTACTACAACGAACTGGAAACGTACCCGGCACGGCAGGAAGTCGCGGCGGACTAG
- the fba gene encoding class II fructose-1,6-bisphosphate aldolase produces MLVTGNDILIPARAGKYGVGSFNTNNMEITQAIIHTAERLRSPVMVQMSEGAIKYGGQDLANIVKDLAQRATVPVALHLDHGSSYASALNAIKMGFTSVMIDASHHDFAGNVKETKRVVEAAHAMGISVESELGRLGGIEEHIVVDEKDAFLTDPEEAVQFIEQTGTDYLAIAIGTSHGAFKGKGRPYIDHARIEKIAGLTGIPLVAHGSSGVPQEIVERFRKAGGEIGDAAGIADEDLERATQFGIAKVNVDTDLRLASTVGIREALAANAKEFDPRKIFGPARDVMSQVIEHKLRVLGSVGKA; encoded by the coding sequence ATGCTCGTAACCGGTAATGACATTCTGATTCCCGCCCGCGCCGGAAAGTACGGCGTCGGGTCGTTCAACACCAACAACATGGAGATCACGCAGGCGATCATCCACACCGCCGAGCGGCTCCGCAGCCCCGTCATGGTGCAGATGAGTGAGGGCGCCATCAAGTACGGCGGTCAGGACCTCGCGAACATCGTCAAGGACCTCGCGCAGCGCGCGACCGTGCCCGTCGCGCTGCACCTCGATCACGGCAGCTCGTACGCCTCGGCGCTGAACGCCATCAAGATGGGCTTCACGAGCGTCATGATCGACGCGTCGCACCACGACTTCGCCGGGAACGTCAAGGAGACGAAGCGTGTCGTGGAGGCCGCGCACGCCATGGGCATCAGCGTGGAGAGCGAACTCGGTCGCCTGGGCGGCATCGAGGAGCACATCGTCGTGGACGAGAAGGACGCGTTCCTGACCGACCCCGAGGAGGCCGTGCAGTTCATCGAGCAGACCGGCACCGACTACCTCGCCATCGCCATCGGCACGAGCCACGGCGCCTTCAAGGGCAAGGGCCGCCCGTACATCGATCACGCGCGCATCGAGAAGATCGCTGGCCTGACCGGCATTCCGCTCGTCGCGCACGGCAGCAGCGGCGTCCCGCAGGAGATCGTGGAACGCTTCCGCAAGGCGGGCGGCGAGATCGGTGACGCGGCCGGCATTGCCGACGAGGACCTGGAGCGCGCCACGCAGTTCGGCATCGCCAAGGTGAACGTCGACACGGACCTGCGTCTGGCGAGCACCGTCGGCATCCGTGAGGCGCTGGCCGCGAACGCGAAGGAGTTCGACCCGCGCAAGATCTTCGGACCGGCGCGCGACGTGATGAGTCAGGTCATCGAGCACAAGCTGCGCGTGCTCGGCAGCGTCGGCAAGGCCTGA
- a CDS encoding histidine phosphatase family protein — translation MTALHLTLLRHGRSRADDEGVHEGRHDSPLSPQGEAQAAALARYWQAHPPRFERAYTSTLRRAHTTARVVTAALGVPLTPTDLLREWDNGPLAGMKRDEALQKYPIPAFRHDLDPFTRDGGESRAAVRARALHALELVWNGGGERVLIVTHGGFGNSLLRELLGTPHGWFAFGDTAYATLSLSRASHTAYVTGVNLAPHLPELYPPA, via the coding sequence ATGACCGCCCTGCACCTGACCTTGCTGCGTCACGGCCGCAGCCGCGCCGACGACGAGGGCGTCCACGAGGGCCGCCACGACAGCCCCCTGAGCCCCCAGGGTGAGGCGCAGGCCGCCGCACTCGCCCGGTACTGGCAGGCGCACCCGCCCCGCTTCGAGCGGGCGTACACCTCCACCCTGCGGCGCGCGCACACCACGGCCCGCGTCGTCACGGCCGCGCTCGGCGTGCCGCTGACCCCCACCGACCTGCTGCGCGAGTGGGACAACGGCCCCCTCGCCGGAATGAAGCGCGACGAGGCGCTGCAGAAGTACCCCATCCCCGCCTTCCGGCACGACCTCGACCCCTTCACGCGGGACGGCGGCGAGAGTCGGGCGGCCGTTCGCGCCCGCGCGCTGCACGCCCTGGAACTCGTCTGGAACGGCGGCGGCGAGCGCGTGCTGATCGTCACGCACGGCGGGTTCGGGAACAGCCTGCTGCGCGAACTGCTCGGCACGCCGCACGGCTGGTTCGCGTTCGGGGACACGGCCTACGCCACCCTCAGCCTCAGTCGCGCGTCCCACACGGCGTACGTGACGGGCGTGAACCTCGCCCCGCACCTGCCTGAGCTGTACCCGCCCGCCTGA
- a CDS encoding glycosyltransferase family 2 protein: MTDRPLVSVILPTRNRPRMLARALASVRVQQHPALEVLVVNDGDDTRSAAAQLQDTVRASGVRVRVLRAALRGQVAARNAAVRAARGDVIACLDDDDQWLPGHLGRVLAALDGQQAAHADGLIEVRSGSVLQEQIYFGLEARRDVLRRTNPVLMSGLAYRRALHDTLGLYDPALPHYHDWDWHLRVAALTRLVRVPQAGVTIHVEASGGSASDPSNPAVAEDFRRFRRKHGLQDLPQHTFLSALRDPALGLGLIG; the protein is encoded by the coding sequence ATGACGGACCGGCCTCTCGTGAGCGTCATCCTGCCCACCCGCAACCGACCCCGGATGCTCGCCCGTGCCCTCGCAAGCGTCCGTGTGCAGCAGCACCCGGCGCTGGAGGTGCTCGTCGTGAACGACGGCGACGACACCCGCAGTGCCGCCGCGCAGCTGCAGGACACGGTGCGGGCCAGCGGTGTGCGCGTCCGCGTGCTGCGCGCCGCGCTGCGCGGTCAGGTCGCGGCCCGCAACGCGGCCGTCCGTGCGGCGCGCGGCGACGTGATCGCCTGTCTCGACGACGACGACCAGTGGCTCCCCGGACACCTGGGCCGCGTGCTCGCCGCGCTGGACGGCCAGCAGGCCGCGCACGCCGACGGGCTGATCGAAGTGCGTTCCGGGAGCGTCCTGCAGGAACAGATCTACTTCGGGCTGGAGGCCCGCAGGGACGTGCTGCGCCGCACCAACCCCGTCCTGATGAGCGGCCTCGCGTACCGCCGCGCGCTGCACGACACGCTCGGTCTGTACGATCCGGCCCTGCCGCACTACCACGACTGGGACTGGCACCTGCGGGTCGCGGCCCTCACGCGCCTCGTGCGCGTGCCGCAGGCGGGCGTCACCATTCACGTCGAGGCGAGCGGTGGCAGTGCCAGCGACCCCAGCAACCCGGCCGTCGCCGAGGATTTCCGCCGTTTCCGGCGCAAGCACGGCCTGCAGGACCTCCCGCAGCACACCTTCCTGAGCGCCCTGCGCGACCCGGCCCTCGGCCTCGGCCTGATCGGCTGA
- a CDS encoding GNAT family N-acetyltransferase: MQHDLTLRHGPYSLHPLTPDDIAPLVALAAQAPHEYTHLSGDPATDAYYTGILYAPDQMGFVKRVDGQLAGCTRYMELRPAHRRVEVGGTWIAPAFMRTGANRAFKRLLLAHAFGEMGMHRVEIKTDILNTRSQTAIAALGAQREGVLRRHMVRRDGSVRDTVLFSVTDEDWPAVQARLDAPRP, from the coding sequence ATGCAGCACGACCTGACGCTCCGGCACGGCCCGTACAGCCTGCACCCGCTCACGCCCGACGACATCGCGCCGCTCGTGGCGCTCGCCGCGCAGGCCCCGCACGAGTACACGCACCTGAGCGGCGACCCGGCCACCGACGCGTACTACACCGGCATCCTGTACGCGCCGGACCAGATGGGCTTCGTGAAACGCGTGGACGGCCAGCTGGCGGGCTGCACGCGCTACATGGAGCTGCGGCCCGCGCACCGCCGCGTGGAGGTCGGCGGGACGTGGATCGCGCCCGCCTTCATGCGGACCGGCGCGAACCGCGCCTTCAAACGCCTGCTGCTCGCGCACGCCTTCGGGGAAATGGGCATGCACCGCGTCGAGATCAAGACGGACATCCTGAACACGCGCTCCCAGACGGCCATCGCGGCCCTCGGAGCGCAGCGCGAGGGCGTCCTGAGGCGGCACATGGTGCGCCGGGACGGGTCGGTGCGCGACACGGTGCTGTTCAGCGTGACGGACGAGGACTGGCCCGCCGTGCAGGCCCGCCTGGACGCGCCCCGCCCCTGA
- the purU gene encoding formyltetrahydrofolate deformylase, translated as MTQDARPTPTSRPTPDSRPSFQQPANTARLTISCPDKRGIVAAVSQFLHNHGANIIHSDQHSTDPEGGQFFMRMEFHLEGLDLAREPFERAFAAVVAAPFGMDWHIWYSDQPKRMAILVSQYDHCFLDLLWRKRRGELDVEVPMVISNHETMRRDAEMFGVPFHLIPVTRDTKPQAEAEALALLKGKVDFVVLARYMQILSGDFLREVGVPVINIHHSFLPAFIGANPYRAAFTRGVKLVGATAHYVTEELDAGPIIEQDVARVTHRETPETLMRLGRDVERQVLARAVKAHVEDRVLVHGNKTMVF; from the coding sequence ATGACGCAGGACGCCCGCCCGACCCCCACCTCACGCCCGACGCCCGATTCCCGCCCGTCCTTCCAGCAGCCCGCCAACACGGCCCGCCTCACGATCTCCTGCCCCGACAAGCGCGGCATCGTGGCGGCCGTGTCGCAGTTCCTGCACAACCACGGCGCGAACATCATTCACAGCGACCAGCACTCGACCGACCCCGAGGGCGGGCAGTTCTTCATGCGGATGGAGTTCCACCTCGAGGGCCTGGACCTCGCGCGTGAACCGTTCGAGCGCGCTTTCGCGGCGGTGGTGGCCGCGCCGTTCGGGATGGACTGGCACATCTGGTACAGCGACCAGCCGAAACGCATGGCGATCCTGGTGAGCCAGTACGATCACTGCTTCCTGGACCTGCTGTGGCGCAAGCGGCGCGGCGAGCTGGACGTGGAGGTTCCCATGGTGATCAGTAACCACGAGACGATGCGCCGGGACGCGGAGATGTTCGGCGTGCCGTTCCACCTGATTCCCGTCACGCGCGACACCAAACCGCAGGCGGAAGCGGAAGCGCTCGCGCTGCTGAAGGGGAAGGTGGATTTCGTGGTGCTGGCGCGCTACATGCAGATCCTGTCGGGCGACTTCCTGCGGGAGGTGGGCGTGCCGGTCATCAACATCCATCACTCGTTCCTGCCGGCCTTCATCGGCGCGAACCCGTACCGGGCGGCGTTCACGCGCGGCGTGAAGCTGGTGGGCGCGACGGCGCACTACGTGACGGAGGAACTGGACGCCGGGCCGATCATCGAGCAGGACGTGGCGCGCGTCACGCACCGCGAGACGCCCGAGACGCTGATGCGGCTGGGCCGGGACGTGGAACGGCAGGTGCTGGCGCGGGCCGTGAAGGCGCACGTGGAGGACCGTGTGCTGGTGCACGGCAACAAGACCATGGTGTTCTGA
- a CDS encoding ROK family protein, which produces MRAQKVDQGAARAMNRRLILDELRRDGPMSRSRLVQQTGLSAASITIVTADLLSEGILTQHPELAPHLPRHPVPLGINYAGHQAIGMKLLETELQAVLTDLALNVIDRIRVPLGAPTPEAAVAAAALASAHLRRHPQASGVPLVGAGLALPGLIDTERGVCVVSHRTGWRDLPLGTLLHEQLGVPVWIDNDANAFATAERLVGRARQATDFVVVTLGRGIGAALVLNGQLYRGPRGGAGELGHVLTEPGGRPCECGLHGCLQAHVSSPDLVAQFNDLHPGTHAQHLEDLIALLDAGDTRPHAILQAAGQRLGEALANLTDLLDPELILIGGEGVIVGDPFLNAMRAALHARQLPDAHCPAVLVDRWSDDAWGQGAAGLVAEHFFKGALSWAAPGDRNAP; this is translated from the coding sequence ATGCGCGCACAGAAAGTCGACCAGGGTGCCGCGCGCGCCATGAACCGCCGACTCATCCTCGACGAGCTGCGCCGCGACGGCCCCATGAGCCGCTCCCGACTCGTGCAGCAGACCGGCCTGAGCGCCGCCTCCATCACCATCGTCACCGCCGACCTCCTCAGCGAAGGCATCCTGACCCAGCACCCCGAACTCGCCCCGCACCTGCCCCGCCACCCCGTCCCGCTCGGCATCAACTACGCGGGCCACCAGGCGATCGGCATGAAGCTCCTCGAAACCGAACTGCAGGCCGTCCTGACCGACCTCGCCCTCAACGTCATCGACCGTATCCGCGTCCCGCTCGGCGCGCCCACCCCGGAGGCGGCCGTCGCTGCCGCCGCGCTCGCCAGCGCGCACCTGCGCCGACACCCGCAGGCCAGCGGCGTCCCGCTCGTCGGCGCGGGCCTCGCCCTGCCGGGCCTCATCGACACGGAACGCGGCGTGTGCGTCGTCTCTCACCGCACCGGCTGGCGCGACCTGCCGCTCGGTACGCTGCTGCACGAGCAGCTCGGCGTGCCCGTCTGGATCGACAACGACGCCAACGCCTTCGCCACCGCCGAACGCCTCGTCGGCCGCGCCCGGCAGGCCACCGACTTCGTGGTCGTCACGCTCGGACGCGGCATCGGCGCTGCCCTCGTCCTCAACGGCCAGCTGTACCGCGGTCCGCGCGGTGGTGCGGGCGAACTCGGGCACGTCCTCACCGAACCCGGCGGCCGCCCCTGCGAGTGTGGCCTGCACGGCTGCCTGCAGGCGCACGTCTCCAGCCCCGACCTCGTCGCACAGTTCAACGACCTGCACCCCGGCACGCACGCGCAGCACCTCGAGGACCTCATCGCGCTGCTGGACGCGGGCGACACGCGCCCGCACGCCATCCTGCAGGCCGCCGGGCAGCGGCTCGGCGAGGCGCTCGCCAACCTCACCGACCTGCTCGACCCGGAACTCATCCTGATCGGCGGGGAAGGCGTCATCGTCGGCGACCCCTTCCTGAACGCCATGCGTGCCGCCCTGCACGCCCGCCAGCTGCCGGACGCGCACTGCCCGGCCGTCCTCGTGGACCGCTGGAGTGACGACGCCTGGGGCCAGGGGGCCGCCGGACTCGTCGCCGAGCACTTCTTCAAGGGTGCCCTCTCGTGGGCCGCGCCGGGCGACCGGAACGCCCCATGA
- a CDS encoding META domain-containing protein, with amino-acid sequence MRLPHRSLKLLPLVTLGLCAVLPMASASGNPAPLNGIWTLSGLSEPGAVLRGAPVTADLVIVDGRLHGTLGCGRYEGTLDAARNALSVKANLLPPRAGERCLYAVRGAFLNDLNAARQYTVSRDHLVLFSGRARLTFTRLGFVTPARK; translated from the coding sequence ATGCGTCTCCCCCACCGTTCCCTGAAGCTGCTGCCCCTCGTCACGCTCGGCCTGTGCGCGGTCCTGCCCATGGCCTCGGCGAGCGGCAATCCCGCCCCGCTGAACGGCATCTGGACCCTGAGCGGCCTGAGCGAGCCGGGAGCCGTCCTGCGCGGCGCGCCCGTCACGGCGGACCTCGTGATCGTGGACGGGCGGCTGCACGGCACGCTCGGCTGCGGCCGGTATGAGGGCACCCTGGATGCCGCGCGCAACGCCCTGAGCGTCAAGGCGAACCTCCTGCCGCCCCGTGCGGGCGAACGCTGCCTGTACGCCGTACGCGGCGCGTTCCTGAACGACCTGAACGCCGCGCGGCAGTACACCGTCAGCCGCGATCACCTCGTGCTGTTCTCCGGCAGGGCCCGCCTGACGTTCACGCGTCTGGGCTTCGTGACGCCCGCCCGCAAGTGA
- a CDS encoding GGDEF domain-containing protein has protein sequence MPTSTDAKVTRYRLLVELMAVLVSTHRVDSVLEALHERVGTLFQAPVTLLALRQPDGAWNCLTLEGHNTHRKTLAASADGLLERALRGELTYTNELLSYAERSGLVLRRLDPDSTLPFTRSWMGVPLLMDGQATGVLSIQSYAPGDFSDDDLEFLQLLSTHLGIAMENAHLRERLEKEARTDALTGLGNRRSFVYSGERALASGDPVTLAVMDVQHFKAINDALGHPAGDAVLVHIGALLHEHALPDAQAFRLGGDEFALLLHHPHGPAYARVQAFLQHAGHAPWPVPVPVRLNVGLAEHRAGSTFEQLVRNADRRMYDAKLRGVQLDPA, from the coding sequence ATGCCGACAAGCACGGACGCCAAAGTCACCCGGTATCGCCTGCTGGTGGAACTGATGGCCGTGCTCGTGAGCACGCACCGGGTGGACAGCGTGCTGGAGGCCCTGCACGAGCGCGTGGGGACGCTGTTCCAGGCGCCTGTCACGCTGCTGGCCCTGCGGCAGCCGGACGGCGCCTGGAACTGCCTGACGCTGGAGGGGCACAACACGCACCGCAAGACGCTCGCCGCGAGTGCGGACGGCCTGCTGGAGCGTGCGCTGCGCGGCGAACTGACATACACCAACGAACTCCTGTCGTACGCCGAGCGGAGCGGCCTGGTGTTGCGCCGTCTGGACCCGGACTCCACCCTGCCGTTCACGCGCTCCTGGATGGGCGTGCCCCTGCTGATGGACGGGCAGGCGACGGGCGTGCTGTCCATCCAGAGTTACGCGCCGGGCGACTTCAGCGACGACGACCTGGAATTCCTGCAGCTGCTCAGCACGCACCTGGGCATCGCGATGGAGAACGCGCACCTGCGCGAGCGACTGGAGAAGGAGGCCCGCACGGACGCCCTGACGGGCCTCGGGAACCGGCGGTCTTTCGTGTACAGCGGCGAGCGGGCCCTGGCGAGCGGCGACCCGGTCACGCTGGCCGTGATGGACGTGCAGCACTTCAAGGCCATCAACGACGCGCTCGGCCACCCGGCCGGGGACGCGGTGCTCGTGCACATCGGGGCGCTCCTGCACGAGCACGCGCTGCCGGACGCTCAGGCGTTCCGGCTGGGCGGCGACGAGTTCGCCCTGCTGCTGCACCACCCGCACGGCCCGGCGTACGCGCGCGTGCAGGCGTTCCTGCAGCACGCGGGCCACGCGCCCTGGCCGGTGCCGGTCCCGGTGCGGCTGAACGTGGGCCTCGCCGAGCACCGCGCGGGCAGCACGTTCGAGCAGCTCGTGCGGAACGCCGACCGGCGCATGTACGACGCGAAGCTGCGCGGCGTGCAGCTCGACCCGGCCTGA